The sequence GGGTATGTTAGATGAGAATAGCGGACGAGAATTACTTTCGGTGGGAATGGTAGATGAGAATGTTTGGCACCAAATGGGAATGGTAGATGGGAGACTGGTAGGCACCAAACGAGAATGGTAGGTTGAATTGGTAACCCAATGTAATTTCAAGTTTAGGACACACTTGCAAGAGTTCATCTATTCTTTGAAAGGGAAGCCTTGATGAAGTTTGGAGGATAACCCTAAGGGAATCCAAACTAAACGAAAGAATCTCAAACCTTGATTTTGGGAGTTTGAGTGTTGGACAATGCCAGTGCTTTAGAGAAGTGGGTCAGATTGGTGGTTTCCAAGTCCTAAACAAATAAACAGATTTCAAAATCAGAATCTTCGCGAAAAACCTAAGTGGGACAAGCTTTGCTCGGAAATCTTGATTCTTGGTCAAAGTTTACATTAAAGCCAATAGTTGTAGAAtcacaatatttaaacaattttggattctcaaatgaagaaataaacCCTAAATTCAGAATGTACACAAAAAACTAAGCAAGACAGGTccttcttgaaaattttgacttttggtcaagaTTTATGTAAAACTCAATTTCCTAGAGATTGAACGTTTGCGCAATTTCCAAGTTTCGAATGAAGAAATAGGtcccaaaattggaatgtactTGAAAAACTAAGTGGGATAGGtccgttttgaaaattttgacttttttgtcAAAGTCAAAGGTCCAACTTGGTTAAAACCCctcccctttttttatttttttattttattttgcaggCGGTTGGATCCGCATCAGAACATGGGTCGGTCTGGGTCAAACCGGGCAGTGGAGGTTGACATCATAGAACTGAGGGGCGTATGTCAAAGTATGGTGCATCGGATAGTACTGCAGGCGCGTGTGAACGCATGATTGGTTACAGACGTGTGTTACTAAAGCAGCAAGTGGCTTATCTTCTAGCAGCGCATGGAGGCGTGTGAATGTGATTTTGGATCtgaaattttcaagttttgtggATCAAGTCTTTTTGGATTGACTTGTAATGCCACtttcttgaaatgaagtttGGATTTGTATAAATGAGAAGTAGTAGGCCACGATCTCCGAAGCTTTTGGCAGCGCGTGGAGGTGCATGGCTAGGCATCTGGACTTGAAATTTTTAGGTTTGGTAAATCAAAGGCTGTAGAAGACTTCTGTGGTGTCAGTTTTGTGAAATAAGGTCTGGATTTTCACAAATTCAAATGAGAAAGCCGCTAGTCATTATTGGACTTATGGCCTTTTGGTCTACTTTGGCAGTGGCCGCTCTGATAGGATGGTGCCATGATCTAGACTTAAGGGTCAGGAGGTAGGTAGTGAGCCAccattttctatttctcttcATTGAATGTCATCTTTTATCTTCAAAATCATGTGCAAACTTCCTTGATTTTAAGTGCATTTAAGTTTGCAAAGTCTGACTTCAAACACTATCTGTTTTGTGGTAGCATTTAATAGCTtgcctactttttttttttttttttttgggttatctCAGAAGTTTTCTATATAAAGGCATGCTATTGTCTGCCTTCCTTCATCACTTAGACACATGCTTCTTAgttcacatctttttttttcttgtacttGTTGGCTAGAGATTAAAATTAAAGCTCTctctgttgattttttttttttttagatgtgcCATGAGATTTTTTCTGTCAagttctttgttgttgtttgtttctGTTATGTAGCATGCCTTCCTCGTTTCTTGGGCTTTAACATCAAGCTTTACATCAACATTCTTAGCCTGATGTCCATTTTTATTTGGCAGCTTTACATTTCATTGAACACAACATTCTTATAGTGATATTTGTTTCCATATTATCACATTCTTGCATTGCAACAACAATCTCCTAGCGATATCCACCTTTGACATTCTCATAGCAGCAGTCACCTAGGCAACAATGTTATCACTGGTGTTCATGATACAATGATGCTATTACTAGTATTTGACTTTGAAGTTGTACTAGCCTTTGTCTTGGCAATTAAGCTGCACCAACACTTGTCTTTGCAACATAGCCACATCAAAAGTCTTTGCAATGTAGCCACATCAAGAGTCTTTACAACATAGCTACATCAAGAGTTTTTACAACATGGCCACATCAAGAGTCTTTACCATGAAGTCACGCTAGCATTTGTCATTGTACCTAAGCCAAATTAACACCTGCCTTCGCAATGAAGCTGCATCCATATTTTTCTTTACATCGAAGTCATGTCACTATTTATCTTTGTCATGAAGCTACGCCAACATGTGCATTTGCGTTGAAGCATCACCATTACTTTGTCTACTGAAGCAATATTTGCACTTGCATCTGCTATGAAGTCGCACTATCATTTGACTTTGTAACGAAGCTACACTAGCATTCTTCTTTTGCCATTAAGCTGTTTCGACACTTTATTTGCATTGAAGCCATGCCAATACTAATCTTTGCCATGAAGCCatgtcaacacttcatttgCACCAAAGTCGTGCCAACATCTTTGCCATGAAGCCACGTCAACAAGCCACGTCAACACTTCCTTTGCACTGAAGCTGTACCAATATTCATCTTTGCCATAAAACCACATCAACACTCCACATTGGCACTTGCACTCACATTAAAGTTGCACCAATATTGGCCTTTATAATAAAGCTACATTAGCACCAATTTTCAAAGGCAACATAGTTCACACATCAAGGGTACATAGCACTGTAGCCAGACATCAAGATTTCAGTGATGCCAACAAGAAATTGAAGATGCAAGGAATTCCTATCAAGACTTTGAAGACATAAGGAAATGCCAACAAAACCTTAAAGATGTGGGAAAAAATGATGCCAATACTTTGAAGACGCCAGAATATGTTGCCAAGACTTTGAAGATGTCAGAACATGCCACCAAGAATTTGACATTGCATGAACATGCCCATAGAGATGATGCAACACCGACTTTAGATACATGATCTATTATCATTTTGGAGGAAGTTGACATCGTCTAGATTTCAGAGACATGGTAAAAAACGACACAACTTAGAAGGGAGATGATGTGGCTTAAATTTCAGAGCTATGAAGTGGCACAACCTAGAAGAGAGACGATGTAGCTTAGACTTGCAAGGTACAAAAAGATACCCCCAAGAGATAAGTGATGCAAAGAATACTTCAAAAACGTGGGAGAATGTCCATAGAAGATGGGCAATGCCATGCATAtttcatttcttacaaaaaaaGTTGAAGATTTTATTTTACTCGATAACTAAGAATCAACTTATGTTTATCATCATTTCAAGGAAAGCTAAGCCACATAAACTCCTTATAGTCTTCATTTTCTACAACAACGACCTTTGATCATTATATTAAGTAGTTGATTGTCCTTAAGCAATGCCTTGTCAACCAAAGGGACCTTAAAAGCATGTTGATGACCTTTGGAAAAACTCTTCAAGCTAGACTAGcaatccttcttcttttcatatGACTGAACTTTGTGAAAAGTACTAAACTGCCTACGTACCCAGGAGAATGATCAAGTCATTACGTAGttcaacagttttttttttttttttttcacaaaaaggAGGGCTCATGTGTGTAATCCTCACCCCACGCCCCACGGCATTTCATGGGTACCAATTGCGCAATAGTGGGAATCACCATTAATCAAGCCCTAGACCTTGGCCTCAAGGGCAACAAAGGCATCCAACCACTACGCCATACTCACAATTGGTGACATAGAGGGGGATTGATTTCTCTTTATTGGTACGCTTTCAAAGGTAATGGGAAGACATCATGTACCCTTGTAGCGTTGTAGTGGGCGGTTTAAACTCTTGCCAATGAGAGATccttgattttcaagcatagaagcgtttgaggaacttcccattgatggggtTGATCCTTACGCCATTATTATCAATCAACTTGTAAGCTCCATTGGTGTAGACTTCTTGCATAACATAAGGTCCATCCCATTTTGAACTGAACTTATTTCCTATACGATGAGTTGTGATGATAGGTCTTCGAATGGCGAGGACTAAGTCACCAACTTGGAATGATTGTGGTTTAACTCTTTAATTGAATGTGCTTGAAAGACGAGCTTGATAACACTCAAGACATTGTTGGGCCTCAAGCCTTTTCACATCAAGTGCCTCTAATTCTTCCAATTTGAGCTtgacattttcttcttcaatcaaTCCTTCCTAAATGGTAATCCATAATAATGGGATTTGTCGTTCTAAGGGAAGGACGACTTCCACTCCATAAACAAGAGAATATGGTGTCGCTTGAGTAGGTGATCGAAATGTTATTCGATATGCATATAATGCTTCTCTGATTCTTTCGTGCCAGTCTCGCTTTGTCTTGGATACCACCTTCTTCAACAAACTACCAAGTGTTTTGTTAAATGCTTCAGCTAGTCCATTTGTTGGGGCATTATACATGGAAGAATTATATTGCTTAAAGCCAAACTTCTCACATAGCTCTATTATAAGCCTATTGAGGCCATTATCAGTTATGATGTAATGAGGGACACCATACCGATAGATCAAATGAGTTTGAATGAAATTAACCACTGTTTCTTTCTTCACCTCCTTAAGAGGCATAGGTTCCGCCCACTTCGAGAAGTAATCAATTGTAGCTAAGATGTACAAATGGCCACCAAATGACTTTGGTAATGGTCCTATTGTGTCAAGCccccatgcatcaaaaggccAGGAAGCTACAGTTGGGTGTAGAGGTTTTGGTGGTTGGTGGATGAAGTTTGCATGATACTAACAAGCTTCACACTTCTTAGTATACTCCATGGAATCTTGCACCATCGTAGGCCAATAGTAACCCATTCATTTGATCCTATAGTGTAACTTAGGACCTGATTGGTGTGCTCCACATATTCCAGAATGAGCCTCCTCTAAGGCTTGTTTAGCCTCTTCCTCTCCTAAGCAACGGAGAAACAAACCATTGAATGAACGACGAAAGATAATGTCCTTATAGTAAATGAATCGAGCAGCCCTTCGCCGAACTTCGGTCTTGTGGCGTATATCATCCAGGAGTCTTCCATGTCGAAGGTACTCAATGATCGCTTGTCACCAATCTTCTTTTTCAACAAGgtatacaaaaataatgttagcttgctcttcttctccttcttcttcaaccatGAGAGGTACCACCCACCTTCAAGAAATAACAACTTTAGTTGTCTCTTCTTGGGATAATGCTAAGGCGGTAGCTAAATTAGCTAAAGGATTAACTTGTCTATTCTCCTTCCTTGGTATATGCTCCAATGTGATGGCCTCAAAATTTGCTAGCAACTTCTTTGCATATTTGCAATAAGGGATAAGGTCTTCTTTCTTGACATCATATTGCTCCAAGatctaattaataattaatttggaaTCCCCAAAGATCTCAAGTTGCGATATGCCCATCTCAATGGCCATTTGTAGACCAATAATCAATGCTTGATATTCGGCTACATTGTTAGAGAAAAGTTTGCTTAATGAGAACGAGTATAGAAGTATTTGCCGttgtggagaaacaaacactacACCTGCTCCCGCTCCTTCTTGATGTTCAACCCCATCGAAAAACATCATTCATGGTGGCATTACTTCAATGTAAAACATGTCTTCATCCGAGAAATCATCAAAGAACTCCTAATCAGATGGAACTGGGTGATTAGGTAAGAAATCTGCCAATGCTTGTCCTTTGACAGCTTTTTGTGGAACGTATGCAAGGTCATATTGTTGTAGCAAGACTACCCATCGAGCTATACGACTTGAAACCATAAGCCTGGAGAGGACATATTTAATCAGGTCTGCCTTTGCTATCAAATGGACCATATATGTTTGCATGTAGTGCTTCAATTTGTCTACGATAAAGAAAATAGCAAGACACGTATTTTCAATAGGAGAATAATTTAATTCAGCCCCATTGAGAGTTCGATTCaaataataaagagctatttCTTTCacctcttcattttcttgtgcCATGAGAGCACCTAGAGATTTTTCTTGCGCCGCGATGTACAACACCAGAGGCTTTCTTGGGATAGGAGCACCTAAAATTGGAGGGTTAAGCAAGTATCTTTTGATGCTTGCAAAAGCATTGCTACAAGCCTTATCCCATTTGAAGTGCACATCCTTCTTCATCAACCTATTGAAAGGTTGACATCGACCAACTAAGTTCGAGATAAATCGTCGTATGTAGGCAAATCTTCCCTGCAAGCCTCTAAGTTCTCATAGATTCTTGGGCTCCGGCATTTTTTGGATAGCTTCAATTTTAGACTAGTCAATTTCAAGACCATGATGCCTCACAATGAAACCAAGGAATTTCTTAGATGTTACGCCGAAGGTGCATTTAAGGGGGTTCATTTTAAGCTGATACTTTCTTAGGCGATTGAACACAGATCGCAAATCTATCAGATGAtcttccctcctttttgttttaatcaCTAGATCATCGACATAACACTCCACGTATTTATGAAGTACATTATCAAAGATCTTTTGCATGGCCTGTTGATAAGTAGCACTAGCATTCTTTAGTCCAAaaggcattactttgtaacatTAAATGCCCTTAGGAGTACAAAAAGCTGTAAGCTCTTCATCCTTATGATTCAttcaaatttggttgtaacctGAAGAACCATCCATGAAAGATAAAGCTTCATGACCAGTAGTGGTGTCAACCATGAGCTTAGTGATGGGTAATGGAAAATCATCCTTGGGACATGCATTGTTCAAATCACAGAAGTCAATGCACACCCGAATttgtccattcttctttttgacaGGGACGATGTTAGCGATCCATTCCGGGTACTGAACTTCACGAATGAAGCCTACCTTAATTAGCTTATTGACCTCAATTTCTATTTGAGGGATAAGCTCTTGTCGAAAGCATCTTTGGGCTTGTTTAATTGGGCGCTTGCCCTTTTTTATTGCCAAATGGTGTAGAGCAATACTTGGATTGAGCCCATGTATTTCTTTGTAAGTCCAAGAAAACACATCTTTATATTCTACCAAGAGCTTGAGGTATCCATCTTCTTCTTTAGGAGTGAGAAGTGTATTGATGAAATTTGGCCGGGGTTCTTCAGTAGTTCCTAAATTGATCTCTTTAAGTTCATCAACTGTAGCCTGTCCTCCAACTTCCAAGGCTGGGGGAGCTTCATCGACCTCTTCATCGATTGCTTCAGCATCTGAAAGTGTACCTTCTTCTATTGTAATATGAAACATGGATGATACCTCTTCAACTTGCTCATTTTGGACAAATGATTGTCTTGTGAGTATAATCGTTCACCTTTTGACTTTAAGCGATCCTTCAATGCTAATGTCTAGGGTAGAGTTATGCTTCATGCGTGAAGGAATGCTACTGCAGATCTCatcattagctttcttcttcccttgaACCTTAaagtttattgaattttgagaaTGACTATCAATGGGCCTTTTTGTTGCCCCTAAATGATCAAAGACTGATTTACAAGCAAGACTGTCCCGATTTTGTGTTAAGCAAGTTGTATTTAACCAGTCGAACACTGTGATTTATGACAATAAAGCCTCAATGCAATCGAACACTGAGACACGTGATGAAAAGTgatcttttctttaatttgaacTTTCGCTGACCTCCACTATTATGCATTGGGAACTTGAAGCAttgcttcttttcttgatcaatATCTAAGCCGGTTGTTCTGGAATATAACCTAATCTAGTCTTTGGAATAGGAATTTCATGCCCTTCAAGCCACATTTTCATTTGTGTTTTGCTAAGGCCATGCACCTTCTCTCTGGTGACTTTTGGAATCAGTTTCCCTAGGTTCCCTTGTTTTGAGAAATCATAGGCTACTCCAGCTACTAGCCTATATGCCTTTAGGTCGAACCATTCTTTCGTCCATTCACTTGGTAGAATACCATGCTCTGTCAGACTTTGTGAAGACTTCACAAATCAATTTAGTGGCTTTGAGGGCCAAGGATTTGTGGATGAAGTTAAAGGCACAGCAGGATTCCTTTTAATATGGCTACATCCTCCATCGTGAGCTTTGTAGGAGGTCTTCCCATGTTTACTGTAGATTGAAGGCATTCCATGAATGGTGATTGTCCTTTCTTGCAATGTGATAATGGTACATAATGGAGGAATGGAGGGTTGTTGGAAGGCGTTGAAATTTCCGCTCTCTCTGAATTATTAGTAGATTTAGTAGAATTATTTCCACATTCTGGACCTTCTTTTGGGGAAGGAATATCCTTTCCAGTGATGAATCTGAATGTTCAATTtgtgtgtaaaacactaatgaatgtttagacccccaaatacaaaattaccaacacaagcttatattcaaaaaatatatgtgcggaatatgaaatataagcaatacccaATTTGGCAAACTACTTTAacacataattaatcacaaacacaacagtaattaatggttaaagagtaagggaagaaagatgcaaacacaaggataacagcgacacgtgttatcgaagaggaaaccaaaaaactcaatgaaaaacctctccgccaccctccaagaggtcaaatgatccactaaagaataaagttgggatacatgaatagcagaagaccctccaagcctaatctacccaatgcacctaagccctctaaacttcttgctccaacagggttaagCCTAACCGTGTGTTCTTTAGCTTCCCGGATCCTAtaataagcccattgcatcaaccaagtaaattggtcatctccgaactacttcccaagcaccaaaatacctcctcactgatatgggtatggtgagataaggatttggcaaatgtacctctcaaggatatgtcaatagagaggatgagagtagaggaatttggagaatcaaatatcaaagaTTGTGGataagtcaatcttgtttttctctagggtttctctctcaaaattctctatagaagctctctacatttcatgggtataaggttATTTATAGTAGTGTACGTGAGGAATGTGAAAGGTCATTTTTTTGCATAACAGGGCATTCTGGGGACTCAGTCTCATAAGTAGGACAAGTCACGAGTTGGACAAATCATAAGTTGGAGTGGCGAGCTAACTACCTAGCCAGACTGTACATTTTGTCCTATAGTGTTCCAGCTGTCGTGACCCTTCAGTTCCCTGCATAATTCACATGTGTGCCactttggcgacttgccagtcacgagatccagtcgcgaggctCCTTTGTAAGCAcacatcttgagttttcttcacactctcacaCATacaacccttacataattcccacctaaatatagggtatttaattggtaaaatacaagcaaatttgacacggaataaagccaacacatgattgaataaattcaaccttatagaATCTAACATGCTTCTTTTCACCCCGCTTGCTTTCCGTGGGCGGGATCTCAGCTAGGAGAACTTCATTAGGAATGTCATCTTCTACGTAGAACTTTGTGTCAATCAAGTGAGCTTCAATCTCAATAAAAGGTTTCAAGTTagcattgaatttttttattccattttgaagGTACTTGAAACATTGATGCAAAGTTGACGGTACTATTCCGTTTCCATGGATCCATGGATGTCCTAACAACATGTTGTAGGTTGTTTTGGCATCAATGACGTGGAACAAAACGTTGCTTGTCAATTCTCCAATGATTAATTCCAAGTGTATCATGCTGATCATGCATTGTCTTCCTTGGTTAAAACCTTGAATGACCAAAAGACTATGCGATAATTCCTCCATAGTAAGACCAAGTGGTCTCATTGTCAATTTCGGTAGTATATTAACAGCTGAACCTCCGTCAATGAGAATACGATCGATCTTTTGTTCACGAGCATAACTAGAGACATAAAGTGGACGATTGTGGGGCTTAGAGCCTAACAACAAATCCTTGTCAGTGAAAGTTATAACAATCTTGGGTTTGTTGAAGTGTGTTGGTATAAGGGGTGTACATCTCTAGTTTTTCAAGAGCTTGGGTGAGTACTTCTTTTGGTGAGGTAGAGGATTGCAA is a genomic window of Quercus lobata isolate SW786 chromosome 2, ValleyOak3.0 Primary Assembly, whole genome shotgun sequence containing:
- the LOC115972699 gene encoding uncharacterized protein LOC115972699 translates to MPLKEVKKETVVNFIQTHLIYRYGVPHYIITDNGLNRLIIELCEKFGFKQYNSSMYNAPTNGLAEAFNKTLGSLLKKVVSKTKRDWHERIREALYAYRITFRSPTQATPYSLVYGVEVVLPLERQIPLLWITI